A genomic segment from Ciona intestinalis chromosome 10, KH, whole genome shotgun sequence encodes:
- the LOC100181026 gene encoding endonuclease V isoform X2, translating to MDNKITDEQIAEWNSKQEELRDKIIRSDGDFSLSKVKYVGGFDVSYSKINHELAVSCMVVLSYPEMKQVYMNTTKVKLSCPYKSSYLAFREIEPFQQELQLLKAKKPNLEPQVFLLDGNGFFHIRRCGAASHLGVLSNTRTIGVAKSLIEIPEDGVKKTEVISQFKRLRKTGGNELDIISTEKNEVLAKAVLYAPKVEKPIFVSAGHKCSLETAAKIVKGCTKTRIPEPIKMADKWSRKELKKIE from the exons ATggacaataaaataactgATGAACAGATTGCAGAATGGAACAG TAAACAGGAAGAATTAAGGGATAAAATCATAAGAAGTGATGGGGATTTCTCACTTTCCAAAGTAAAGTATGTTGGTGGTTTTGACGTCTCATATTCCAAAATAAATCACGAACTGGCTGTCTCTTGCATGGTTGTCCTTAGCTATCCTGAAATGAag CAAGTCTACATGAACAcaacaaaagttaaacttaGCTGTCCTTATAAGAGCAGTTATTTGGCGTTCCGTGAAATTGAACCATTTCAACAAGAACTACAGCTTTTGAAAGCAAAGAAGCCAAACCTTGAACCACAA GTTTTCCTGTTGGACGGGAACGGCTTCTTCCACATTAGAAGATGTGGTGCAGCATCACACTTAGGAGTTTTATCCAACACCAGGACAATTGGAGTCGCAAAGAGTCTCATAGAAATACCAGAAGATGGGGTGAAAAAAACTGAAGTGATTTCACAG tttaaaagatTAAGAAAGACAGGAGGAAATGAACTTGACATTATTtccacagaaaaaaatgaagttcTTGCAAAG GCAGTTTTGTATGCCCCAAAAGTAGAAAAACCGATTTTTGTTTCTGCTGGTCACAAATGCTCGCTGGAAACTGCTGCAAAAATAGTGAAAGGGTGTACTAAAACCCGTATACCAGAACCTATTAAAATg GCAGATAAATGGTCAAGGAAAGAACTTAAAAAGATCGAATGA
- the LOC100181026 gene encoding endonuclease V isoform X1, with amino-acid sequence MDNKITDEQIAEWNSKQEELRDKIIRSDGDFSLSKVKYVGGFDVSYSKINHELAVSCMVVLSYPEMKQVYMNTTKVKLSCPYKSSYLAFREIEPFQQELQLLKAKKPNLEPQNSCFYFFLAILNGGTHHKRQVFLLDGNGFFHIRRCGAASHLGVLSNTRTIGVAKSLIEIPEDGVKKTEVISQFKRLRKTGGNELDIISTEKNEVLAKAVLYAPKVEKPIFVSAGHKCSLETAAKIVKGCTKTRIPEPIKMADKWSRKELKKIE; translated from the exons ATggacaataaaataactgATGAACAGATTGCAGAATGGAACAG TAAACAGGAAGAATTAAGGGATAAAATCATAAGAAGTGATGGGGATTTCTCACTTTCCAAAGTAAAGTATGTTGGTGGTTTTGACGTCTCATATTCCAAAATAAATCACGAACTGGCTGTCTCTTGCATGGTTGTCCTTAGCTATCCTGAAATGAag CAAGTCTACATGAACAcaacaaaagttaaacttaGCTGTCCTTATAAGAGCAGTTATTTGGCGTTCCGTGAAATTGAACCATTTCAACAAGAACTACAGCTTTTGAAAGCAAAGAAGCCAAACCTTGAACCACAA aattcctgtttttatttttttctcgcGATTCTGAATGGCGGAACGCACCACAAAAGACAG GTTTTCCTGTTGGACGGGAACGGCTTCTTCCACATTAGAAGATGTGGTGCAGCATCACACTTAGGAGTTTTATCCAACACCAGGACAATTGGAGTCGCAAAGAGTCTCATAGAAATACCAGAAGATGGGGTGAAAAAAACTGAAGTGATTTCACAG tttaaaagatTAAGAAAGACAGGAGGAAATGAACTTGACATTATTtccacagaaaaaaatgaagttcTTGCAAAG GCAGTTTTGTATGCCCCAAAAGTAGAAAAACCGATTTTTGTTTCTGCTGGTCACAAATGCTCGCTGGAAACTGCTGCAAAAATAGTGAAAGGGTGTACTAAAACCCGTATACCAGAACCTATTAAAATg GCAGATAAATGGTCAAGGAAAGAACTTAAAAAGATCGAATGA